Within Ipomoea triloba cultivar NCNSP0323 chromosome 9, ASM357664v1, the genomic segment CCtgtttaagagttaatttcatttttggtcataggtTTATAGGTGAtaatctacttttagtcctttttttattagaacatccacttttggtcctattattattgaggcatgactatttttggtcctttattaacaaatcaatttaaatatcgttaaatacaacaACATTTCGCTCTTCAAttataaatgttttcaaaaaaataagcataaaaaatatagcggttcgACATACTTTGtctaaaaaagattgaaatgtctttatatttaacgatatttcaacgattttgttgctggatgactaaaattggtcatgcgacgataatattaggaccaaatgaggatgttctaataaaaatggactaaaagtagattgttacctataaatctaagaccaaatgaggatgttttaataaaaaaggactaagaGTAGATTGTTATTTTTGACTCtgtttacaatgtagtatctgttcaacaaagcacaaagagtcaacacttccatgtggaagtgtaaatcgggacaccgaatgccactagaccacaaggtctttagcaccCCTATTTAATTTAATCGTGTAAGATATTTCTCCAacttagtatttttaatgtgggAGTACTCGAGAGGTCGGGTTATTGGTACTCACAAGCTGATCTATATAACTCGCCACCCAACCCCAtccatttatttaaatatagaaaaaatatgtcaaataggctacttaatttatcatttttgtgtaatttggttattgaacttaaaaagtgtgcaaacgaatcatcaaacaagaaaaattgtGCAATTGAGACATTTTTTGGAtttcttttaatgtaatttaagttgaaaacatttcaatctttcatCCCATGTAGTATGACAAAGGAAATGGCAACATTAGGTACATACTATGTAAGCAATATGATTGAATTCTatcgattttttttaaaaaggtcctaattgcatatatttttcttgtttgatggtttgattgcatactttttaagtttaatgacCCAATTGCATAGAATCAATAAGTTCAGtgatctatttgacacttttttttcttaaatatatttataatttagatgTGATttgtattattagtattttaaaatattattcataaCAAGAATTAATATCTTAATCTTTTAATTAATGTAATCATAACAAAAccaattatactaaaaatacatattaaacttttttgtgtaattatatgtttatttaaatcatttagaaacattatatatttatataattatataaaacacTCGCACgcgcgcacacatatatatagagggggatcaaatgagaacatgcTCCCACACAAGAATTGAGAACTAATATGATCCATCCATCTGTGTAGATCAACGATTGAACATTGTtggaaaataatagaaaatgtaaggttctttttataaatattgaaaactttcaagttttcaataattataaatttgacctcatatatttttttactagACTCATGAATCATTGATGAACTCTAATAAATGACTAAAATCAGTCCTCACTTTTTACATTAGGATCATGTTATCATTGGATTcttctcatatatataaaaaatattattttgtgatattatttttattatatgtattacttAATACaatcaattttaactttatataaaatattaatattattatatctattatactaataagagcccaagagagttaggcctaaatctactatactaataagagtcaaagagagttaggcctaaaataagtagaaaaaatggcggtcaaattatttaatcaaatggatggttcagattgtttagatttatatttttccttgagatttcctaatttatccttaattatatgattatccgttaagttttccgttaaatattctattttccattaatattccgttaacttttaacttacccattaatttctataagaaaggtctcaggttcgaacctcatctcaatcaaatttgacataattaagttcttcactctattttactcttattaaattaaataaattagtatctacaacaaaaaatgatacatatgtatttctttaatttagaattatgtgtctacaatacctttatttgaaataattattcattatcaaaaaattaaattaagtaagagaaataatttcattagttatattgtctttattttctctcatgcaaagattctttgcattcaaatttatcaattgatattcattacattgtccattattttatatttaccaagtattttattaataccataaaaaaaattttaaaaataatttgaaactaattatattaactacttggggatcgGTTGgtaaagagagtactcaaataacccaacaaattgaagcggaatcactctattttactctttttgaattaaataaattagtagttacaacagaaaatgatacatgtggatttctttaatttagaattatgtgtctaagatgcctttatttaaaaaaatattcattatcaataaattaaataagaaaaataatttcattagttatattgactttattttttctaatgcaaagattatgtacattcaaattcatcaattgatatttatcacattgtccattatgttctttttacactgtaattaaatatcaaatttataatacaaaattgttggtcccgatagggtcgggaaaagtctagaggggggtgaatagacttttctaacttttcaaaatattataacactttaataGAGGGAATTCAAGTGAACAAATTCAGTTTGAATTGCACAGCGGAAATAAtaatacggtaaagtgctataaacaaagttacgtaaaaatgaagagtttcacgacatgcaacacgttagaaacgtcagaaataactcaaataatgagtatgtaaagtttggctcgcatgcggacgtgggaactatcaaacccaaATCAAATAGTATACGCAATGAATAGTTGGGTCCGtagcataacaacaaatataagcTTGATGAGGATGAAAAGTTTGCCTGTCATCCCCCTCACAAACTTCccaacaaaattttcaacctGCTCAATAATCACATCTGTTGTATATCCCAACAGAAGATCATGGAGTTGCACCCACATATCACATATCAACAGAGTCAAGGGTTACATCGCTAGGTAAAACACCCTCACCAACCTGCTTACAGACTAGCGTACTATTCTCAAACGACTAAGGGCCCTCATCCAAAACACGTTGCATGTCCGTTTTATGAAagaaaatggatagaaaaaatTCGATTTTATGTTAGAAATTTGCACCCCCTTCACAGGCCGCCAAACAGATGCCATTCTGCATGTACTCCAACTTCACTAAGCGATCTGTCAAAAAACAGCTTACCAAAATCCACGTCGCCTCTGCACTACCTGCACCAACTCCCACTACTCCCCCAGCTGGTGCGAAGACGTCTTCCTCCTCCTCAAGCACAATATCTGCCCAGCGGACAGTGTGCATGTATCCGACGTTGAGCCCGAAGACATGAACACAGTAGCAAAAAGGTTAACGTAAAACAGCAGAGAAAAGAACCGGCAAACGTACCGGAAAAATACACGAACGGAGAAATAAACCCTAGGAGGAAAAAACCCTACACGCAGTAGAGAAAGATATATTGAAATTATCTTAATATGTCTTTATCTtctcattactttttttttttaatcttctcaTTACTTAAATCGAACATTATTGAttgtaaaacaaatttaaaagttttattaaaaaaaatatcttgctttaattaaaaaatatattttttttacaagttgATTTTTTAGACAAGATTTCTGTCCATTTTAAGAATTTAATGAATAAGAAATGTATTATCTAATCAATTTTATAGAGAAGTTCTTTGCACAACTATTTAAGGTGAGTGTAAAGTCAATCCTTGCGCAATCCCATTTAACTGTTTAGATTGATTATTTGTGCAGTTAAAATCTCGGGGAGAAAGATgtaagattttaaaataataatggcGCACAAACGAATGAAATATCTTgctattcgattcgaattcgactATATTGAGACCTTTTTGTATTCATATTCGTAACATATTTGaatctcaaattttatttaattcgtATTCGATTTGACCACATTATTCAAATATATCCAAATTCCAATTCaactcgaatattcgaattcgaaatgtaaaactcgatttttttttttcaatttctccaaaaaattaagataaaatataataaaaatttacatttaaatagtataaaattttctattaatatacTAATCAAGAACTACAACTTCACTTCAACTATCATGCTCGCAATATCACATCAatttgttcttttcttctttttttgttcttcGTAAATTAATCTTGAGTTTGGAACTGCTACCGGAACAGCATGTAGAATAATCAAGAAGAAAGAACACTTGCCAACTAAAAGCAGGTCACCATAACCCAAAATGTTCAAGTCATTCACACTACTAACAGAGCCACAGTAAGATCATTCAGATGAGCCACGCACAATAAGATGATTCAGATGTGCTAAAGTGAACATGGAacataaattacatattaagaCTAGAAAGAACCCcaccaaagaaaaagaaaacacgGAAATGTGATTTTGCCTACTAATGAAATCAATTTTAGCAACCTAGATAGTGTTCAGCTgctaataaattaatttctcCAATATCAAAGGCAAGTCTTATAATACTAAAGTATATAGTTTTGAGACCTGGCAAGGGAATAATCCCTCTACCAAAAAGCACTACGAAAGCCAACCACATACAACTTGAATTCAGCTCAATTTAATCATAATTCAGAACTACACTAATAACCAAATATAAAATCTTTAACACAGCTGTGGTAATTTCATCAAGCAATCAATAGTTTTGATGGTTAGGAACACTTTCCTGGTTCCGTAAATTCGAGTTTAAGAAGTTCTTTATATCATTGTCTGTTCTTCCTGGCAAATAGGAGGCTATATCAGACCACCTGATACACAATGCAAGAGCTCCAGGAAGACTGCACAGACTGAAACATTCAATATTTACCCAAGAAAATGCATCAATCATGGTATAATACAAGGTAAATCCTAACCTCAAAGAATGGGAAAATCACACTCAATAAGAAGAATGAAAACCAAACCTGCAAGTGGTCCTAGAAATTTCTACTCAGTTTTTTTCCTAGTGGTCCCCAAAATCTTTCCTTATACACTAAATCTAAAGGATAATCTAACctaaaatatgaaatgaaataaaagaaatCAACTAGGGTTTGTCTAGGGGTCAAAATTGAGTACAAACAACTATAAACGAGGTTAAATGATGAACAGCAGGTAGCTACACAAGTTGGAACATGGGCGTATAGGCACCCCTATGGAAAACAATAAGAAAATCACTTTGGAGAGTATGGTGCAGGAGCCGACCGCGCATTCTGGCAAAATTCCTTGTTGTTTTTGACCAACATCGTAAAAACCTCACCCCATCAGCAAAAACACCCACCCCTAAAATTCTCATTCTTAAAAAATTCCTCCAAAAAATACAATTGTAGTTGCTCTAACTTAAGTAACAAAATGCATATTTGCCAAGTAAGAAATAATGGGATGGATACCTTGCATTCATCAATAAATAAATCctgtttaataataaaataaaatattagtgaAGAAAATTAGAAGACATTGTCCAAAATGAACTGCATGCCAGCCTCTGGCTTACATATAGGGCTACATATGTCGTATATATCAAATTTTCTCCAACTCTGTGTTCTcaagttataaaataaaatagacatAGCTCTCATCCAAGCCACTAATACAGCAATCTCCCCCGCAACACAATTTGAAGCGAAGAACACATTTTCATTATAGAAGAGTGGTCTCGAAATCCTCTCCAATAATGGGGTGGGAAAGCGAATATAGTATTGTTTCGTCCATACCATAGATTCCTCCAAAGTCCATATTGAAATACCTAGGCGCGCCAAACTGGGATTCCCGGGGTGACGGGGTTGAAGAATAGCTAATCGACCATCCACCTCTATCAATCCAGGTGACACAGCATTTTGGTTAGGAGGATGAGGTATTGCTTTGAAATTCTCAATCCTAACGTCAAATGCAACTATGTCAAAACTATAGTCGTCAAACCTGTCGCTATTCAACGAATTAAGTGAATAGATAACGCCGTCGATATGAACGCTTGTACGGAA encodes:
- the LOC116030202 gene encoding putative F-box protein At5g62660: MNYSEENQGELQANRLRYLDGDHDDRSQKVYLRSAVNGLLCFCRYSGYGDDIEIHNLSTRRNISLPTTYPDLRRDSRSRMNACGLLGFDSISRRYKVLKSVQLTDQDDRHIWVKHWIFTLGVDKSWREIHFSPSFHPYNCFKTHFYFRTSVHIDGVIYSLNSLNSDRFDDYSFDIVAFDVRIENFKAIPHPPNQNAVSPGLIEVDGRLAILQPRHPGNPSLARLGISIWTLEESMVWTKQYYIRFPTPLLERISRPLFYNENVFFASNCVAGEIAVLVAWMRAMSILFYNLRTQSWRKFDIYDICSPICKPEAGMQFILDNVF